In the Pseudomonadota bacterium genome, GCGGCTTATTTTATCAATAACCTTTGTGAATGATTCCATATCCATCATGGTTAAGTTGCGGTTAGTGGGGCGCCGCTCAGCCCTTGGGCAGGAGATGCAATGCAGGTTGCAGACACCCGAGGCTTCAACAGCATAGTCGCGGGGTTTCAGGGAGCTGTATGGAAGATAATTAAGACCTTCGGTGAAACCATGTGATTCAAGGTAGGTGGCTATGTCGCGTTCGAAGAAAAATGTTGCAATGATTACGAATAGAGAACCGGCTGCGCCAGCTTCGCTTAAAACCGCCGGAGTCAATACTGGAATTCCTGCTAAAGAGCGGCCTTGCAAGTCCGGGTTTCTGTCGATAAATCCAGCAGCCTCGATTCCCCGTTGCTGGAGCTTATGGGCCACGCCGCGTCCTTGGTTTCCGGCGCCATAAATCAGAATTTTTCTGCCTTCGGTGACCTTGCCAGTCAATAGTTTGATGCTATCCGTCATTGACCGGTCTCCAGATTGTTGAGATGCATTTCCGCAAGATAGACAGCCGTGAACTGGTGTATCGCCCTTTTTCTGCATTCGACACAGAGTCTCTTTTTCTTCCGTTCGATGATCTCTGAAAGCGGTGTATCGAGGAAATTGTCAGCAATAAACGGGCGAAAGAATACGCCGCATTCGCGTACCCGGCAATCCCAGTTAATGGGAAAGGTTCTTTCCTCGCAGCAGGGAAGCTCTGCCAGATTGCGCGCTCTGGCGATACCTTCCTCCAGGGGCATGAGGAGCATGGGGAGGGTTTTTTTTGCCTCCGGCGAGAGTTCCTTGCCATCCACAAAATCCATCACAGAGTCAAGGGGGTAGAGATAAGCATTGTTAGGGATAAATATCAGCGACAGGTCCTTGCAGAGTGATTCTATACGGCGGTAGTCCTCGCCGATATTGTGTTTGTAAAGGTGATAGTTGAGGATAATCTGCATTCCCGGATGGAGGGTATCGCGGAGATGGGCCAGCTTGTGCAGGTTGGACAGGAAAACCTTCCATTTTCCTCCAGTATGAGTCTTTTCATAGTTTTCCGCCCATCCTGAACAGGAGATTTTGAACCAGTCCGGCCGGGCCTCAACCACGGCATCTAAATTTTTAGCGTAATTCAGATTGGAAGAAATGGCCGAGAGCACCTTGGCTTCTCTTGTGATGGTAACGATTGCGGGCAGTTCCGGATTGAGCAGCGGTTCTCCCCATGTGTAAAGCTGTACGCTTCCCAACAATGGAATTTCTCTGATGAGTTTTTCGAGCACCTTTTTATAAGTAGATGCAGACATGAAACCGGCAGGTGGTTGATGCTTGTCGTTCCCCCTTGGACAAGATATACATCTAAGATTACACATACCTGAAACATCCACGCTGGGGTCAATATCATTGAGGTCTTCGCAAAGGATGTAGTCTTTCCCTTTGGGAAAGCCCGCCTGTTCGCAAAGCCCGGCAATTTCCGGAGAATTATGTCCCGAGCCCGTTATGATGATTCCATTGCCTGCGCGGACGCTCGCAAAGGCATCATCGGGTTTGTGGATGGAATAGCCGAGGGCTTTCCTGCCCTGCAAAGAAGGGGATTTATCAATGAAGGATTCTACGGAAATTCCATTTCGCTCCAACGACCGGCATACTCCCTGACCGACGATCATGGCACCCCAAATAAAGACCTTTTTGTTCAAACAGAGTTGGCGTAGTTCTTCAAGATTAATCATGGTTTATTCTTCCTTTTGCACCGGAATGCTGGATTTGGTAGCAATAAGCTTTTCATCGCCATAGACGCAATAAGCCCGATGAATACCCTTTTTCATGCACAGTCGGCAATGTTCGCTGTTTATACGGGTAGTCTCGATTTCATCGAGACTTGCGGACATGAAATCCTTGTCAAAAAGTTTAAGCGCGGGATCGTACCACTCCATACAATGTGCTACGGAAAGATCCCAATCAATCCATAAATGGTCCATGTAGAAGCATGGTCGGTGACGTTCGGAGTGTGCAATGCCCATAACTTCTTCAACGCCAAGGAACTGGAGTTTTCTGGTTTGAGAAGCGGCGTCTGTGATCGGTTTGCCGTCGATCACAAGGTCGATATTGTCCAGCGGTGCCAGCGCAGCATGACGGTATCGCAATATAAAACCAAGTTCGTTACAAAGTGATTGGATTTTGAAAAAATCCTGCCGGTTATGTTCGTAGATGTGGAAGAAAAATTCGATGATCATATCCGGGTGATGACATTGCCTGTATTCGGAAAGTTTCCGGCAGTTGGTGTGGAAGGTTTCCCAACGTGCACCGGTGTGAGTGGTCTCGTAGTTTTCTCCCCAGCCTGAATTAGAGATGCGGAACCAGTCGGGGCCAGCCTTTACAACATTTTCGAAATTCTTCGTCATTGCCAGATTGCTCGATATCGCGGAAAGAAGTCCTTTCTCCCTTGTGATCTCTATGATGTCGGGCAATACAGGATTGAGAAGAGGCTCGCCCCAGTTGTAAAGCGTTATTATACCTGTCCAGGGATCGTCCTGAAGTATTTTGTCTACAAGGCTTTCGTATGTTTTTGCGGACATGAAGCCCGGTTTGCGATGCCGCGGCCAATTGCCGCGAGGGCAGGATATGCAATGAAGGTTGCACATGCCGGCAACATCAACCTGGTAATTGAAACGTCGTAGCTCACCATAGACGGCAAAATCCGCGTTTTTTTGCCAGCCTTCCGCAATGCATATTTCGGAAATTTCATCAGCGAAGAATCCTGATGCCACAATAATGAATGCTTTTTGAGGCGATGTCCCGGCAAAAAAAATGCCGGGATTTGTTATGGATAAACCAAAAGCGGAAGTGCCGGCAAGAGATGGCGAACTGTCGATATATCCGGTTGCATGAATACCATGCCTTGTCAATGCGAGGCGGGTCGCGTAGCCTTCATGGCGCGCGCCCCAAATGTAGACATTACGTCCCCCAATCAGTTTTACGAGGTTTTTGGAATTCTGTGAATTGTTTGTGTCCATAATTTGTAATACCCTTTCAATGTCAATTTTGACTGATGTTGCATAGTATCTCAGTCTTCTAAAGGCACAAATGATGATTTTGACGAGAGATCTATTGAACAGTTACACTGTTGTATGGTTTCCAACAATCCCTCTTCAAGTGAAAAACAATATCTCCACCCCAAATTCCGCAACCGTGCATTATCCCCGCAAATGAACGGTGGCTCCCAGTTACGGTAGGGCAGTGCGCCCAACTTTATTAAATCACTGCGGTTCATCAGTTTGCCGAGCATTTCCAGCAATTGACGGATTGACACGGGTGACCCAGTTGAAATATTAAATACGCCGTCAGCCTGTTTTTCCATTAAAGTGCAAAAGGCTGTGGCAACATCAGCAACATGTATGTAATCCCGGACTTGATCTCCGGGGCTGGCCGGGAAAGGGATGCCCTGCTTTAAGGCCTTAATAGCTGCCGGCACCAGCCGCCTTTGATCCTCCTGCGGCCCGTAAGGATAAAATACCCGACCCCAGGCAAAAGAAATTTTGGCCTGCGTAGCTAACTGGCTGCCCAAAAGGCAACAGGAGAGTTTTGCTGCCGCATACAGGCTTGTCGGACGAGCGGGTGTGTCTTCGTGAAGATAGCCGAAGTTCATATCGTATTCAAAGCAGGTTCCCGCAGCGACAATTTGACGGCATCCTGCTTTGATGAGTGTTTGGAAGAGAGATAGGCTCGACGCAAGCGATTGGATATTTTGCATCGAATCGAGATATTTGCCTGGTTCGGCATACCAGGCTAGATGGATGCAGGCTTCCGGTTGGAACCTGTTAATGGATTTCTCCAAAAGAGCAGCATCCTCAAGCGTTCCGGCGATCGTATCAATTTGTGTATACATCGGCTGCAAGCTGGTCATAGGATCATCCGGTATGGATAGGACGGTGACCTGATGGTTTCTGAGCAGCAGGGCTCTTATGATATGAGCGCCGATAAAGCCGGAAGCGCCGGTTACGAATACTCTCATCGCTTTGCCTCCCAATCCGGATAGGATGCATCCTTCTTAGAGACGACCATAACCGGAAGTGGCCATTCAATTTTAAATGCCGGGTCATTCCATCGGACACCCTGCTCGCTTGCCGGGTGATAGAAGGCGGAGACTTGATATAAGACCTCTGTCTGTTGCACCATGGTCTGGTAGCCGTGGGCGAAACCTTCCGGGATATAAAGCAACTGATGATTTTTTTCAGATAGCTCAGCCGAGAACCATTTCTTGAACGTTGACGATTGGGGACGCAGATCGACAATGACATCGTAAATGGCGCCCATGGTACATCGGACAAGTTTTACTTCGGCATGGGGATTGTCTTGATAATGCATACCTCGCAACGTGCCTTTTGTTTTATTGAAGGAGATGTTGCACTGGACTATATTGGGATTTAAACCATGGTCTTCAAATTCGCGCCAGCAGAAAACCCGGGTAAAGAAACCCCGCTCGTCTTCAATGAGATCAGGCGTGATGATAAAAGCCCCGTTGAGTCTGGTTTCGGTGAATTTCATTCTTCAACCCATGCGATGTGCTTGCTTTTCGCGTCCTCCAGATAATGATTGAGATGTTCGTCGCTTAATATTTTGTTAGATTCATAAAAGGCTTTATACCAAAGGGTGGTTTTCGCAATGGCATCCATTCCCTTCCAGACCGGCACCCATTTTAATTTTGCTCGGGCTTTAGAGCAGTCGAGCCGGAGCATGCCTGCTTCGTGCGGCTGATCGGGTGTTTGATTTATTTCATAATCAATCTTTGGCCAAACCCTTTCTACCTGCTTTACGATTTCGCCGACTGTTATATTCTCCTCTTCGAAGGGGCCGAAGTTCCATGCTTCGGCAAATTCTTTCCGGCCCTCTATTAGTTTCTGGCCGAGGAGCAGGTATCCGCTCAAGGGCTCAAGGACGTGCTGCCACGGACGGGTTGCTTTTGGATTTCTTATAGGGACTTTTTCGTTCTTGCTGATAGCCCTCATAATATCCGGTATTAGTCTATCATCCGCCCAATCGCCGCCGCCGATGACATTACCTGCCCGGGCACTTGCCAAGAGGATATTGTGGTTTTTGCCATAATCATTGAGATTGAAGAAGGAATTGCGATAACTTGAGGTGACGATTTCAGCGCACCCTTTGGAGGCGCTGTATGGATCATGGCCGCCCACAGGATCATTTTCCCGATATCCCCAAACCCATTCTCTGTTCTCGTAGCACTTGTCGCTGGTGATATTTACAATTGCCCTCACGGAGCTTGTTTTCCGGCATGTCTCAAGCAGGTTTGCTGTTCCCATCACATTTGTTTCAAATGTCTCTGTGGGATTTTTGTACGAATATCTTACCAGGGCTTGTGCTGCAAGATGGAAAACAATCTCCGGTTTGTGAT is a window encoding:
- a CDS encoding NAD(P)-dependent oxidoreductase, yielding MRVFVTGASGFIGAHIIRALLLRNHQVTVLSIPDDPMTSLQPMYTQIDTIAGTLEDAALLEKSINRFQPEACIHLAWYAEPGKYLDSMQNIQSLASSLSLFQTLIKAGCRQIVAAGTCFEYDMNFGYLHEDTPARPTSLYAAAKLSCCLLGSQLATQAKISFAWGRVFYPYGPQEDQRRLVPAAIKALKQGIPFPASPGDQVRDYIHVADVATAFCTLMEKQADGVFNISTGSPVSIRQLLEMLGKLMNRSDLIKLGALPYRNWEPPFICGDNARLRNLGWRYCFSLEEGLLETIQQCNCSIDLSSKSSFVPLED
- the rfbC gene encoding dTDP-4-dehydrorhamnose 3,5-epimerase; amino-acid sequence: MKFTETRLNGAFIITPDLIEDERGFFTRVFCWREFEDHGLNPNIVQCNISFNKTKGTLRGMHYQDNPHAEVKLVRCTMGAIYDVIVDLRPQSSTFKKWFSAELSEKNHQLLYIPEGFAHGYQTMVQQTEVLYQVSAFYHPASEQGVRWNDPAFKIEWPLPVMVVSKKDASYPDWEAKR
- the rfbG gene encoding CDP-glucose 4,6-dehydratase; protein product: MEHTFWKNKRVLITGHSGFKGSWLALWLKELGADVIGFSLDPPSQPNHFQLIKLDMPSIEGDIRDINAIHSALHNHKPEIVFHLAAQALVRYSYKNPTETFETNVMGTANLLETCRKTSSVRAIVNITSDKCYENREWVWGYRENDPVGGHDPYSASKGCAEIVTSSYRNSFFNLNDYGKNHNILLASARAGNVIGGGDWADDRLIPDIMRAISKNEKVPIRNPKATRPWQHVLEPLSGYLLLGQKLIEGRKEFAEAWNFGPFEEENITVGEIVKQVERVWPKIDYEINQTPDQPHEAGMLRLDCSKARAKLKWVPVWKGMDAIAKTTLWYKAFYESNKILSDEHLNHYLEDAKSKHIAWVEE